A part of Primulina eburnea isolate SZY01 chromosome 10, ASM2296580v1, whole genome shotgun sequence genomic DNA contains:
- the LOC140803392 gene encoding uncharacterized protein — translation MALQWVILAYVVAAEALVAVILTLPSPKAIKSRIVSLISLVLQPSLFIVPFAAFQLLDIYWKNEHRLMCTGEVCTAAERDRYEKSIYKAQRNAVLCVGACLLYWCIFRICKYYREIQSMEEVEKRYKDQ, via the exons ATGGCGTTGCAATGGGTGATTCTAGCGTACGTGGTAGCGGCTGAGGCGCTCGTTGCGGTTATCCTGACATTACCGTCGCCGAAGGCTATAAAATCACGTATCGTATCATTAATCTCGCTTGTTCTTCAGCCATCACTGTTTATCGTTCCTTTCGCTGCTTTTCAGCTTCTAG ATATATACTGGAAGAACGAGCATCGATTGATGTGTACAGGGGAGGTGTGCACAGCTGCTGAGAGGGATCGCTATGAGAAATCG ATCTACAAGGCTCAGAGGAATGCAGTTTTATGTGTGGGTGCATGCCTCCTTTATTG GTGCATCTTCCGTATTTGCAAGTATTATAGGGAGATTCAGAGCATGGAGGAAGTGGAGAAGAGGTACAAGGACCAGTAG
- the LOC140803393 gene encoding uncharacterized protein codes for MKLRYAMVCSSNQNRSMEAHALLKREGFDVASYGTGQHVKLPGPSLREPNVYDFGTPYKHMLDDLRRKDPELYRRNGILPMLKRNVSVKSAPQRWQENASDGVFDVVLTFEEKVFDMVVEDLHNRNHVLMKLVLVINLEVKDNHEEAATGGRLALQLCQEFEMTENWEDCVDEIIINFERQNHRKLLYTISFY; via the exons ATGAAGCTGCGGTACGCAATGGTATGTTCGTCGAATCAGAATCGAAGCATGGAGGCACACGCGCTGCTGAAGAGGGAGGGTTTCGACGTGGCATCGTACGGTACTGGGCAGCACGTTAAGCTCCCTGGACCTTCTCTCAGAGAACCAAACGTGTACGATTTCGGAACCCCCTATAAGCACATGCTCGATGATCTTCGTCGCAAAGACCCCGAGTT GTATCGAAGAAACGGAATACTGCCAATGCTTAAGAGGAACGTATCAGTAAAAAGTGCCCCTCAGAGATGGCAAGAAAATGCATCTGATGGTGTCTTTGATGTCGTACTTACATTTGAAGAAAAAGTTTTTGATATGGTTGTTGAAG ATCTACATAACAGAAATCATGTGCTTATGAAGCTTGTTTTAGTAATCAATCTGGAAGTAAAAGATAACCACGAGGAAGCAGCTACAGGTGGCCGCCTTGCTTTACAATTATGCCAAGAG TTTGAGATGACTGAAAATTGGGAGGATTGCGTAGACGAGATCATCATAAATTTCGAGAGGCAAAATCACAGGAAACTGCTGTACACCATCTCTTTTTACTGA